From a single Pseudomonas cremoricolorata genomic region:
- a CDS encoding Smr/MutS family protein, whose product MQDDDFSLFRSEVRGVKPINHDRAEVGKPKADRQQLAGLRQKATLRSDQPLVIDGLSDQFVIDVGAEDELSWRRDGVQEAQLRKLKLGQIAFEGSLDLHGMSVEKARETLWDFIAEASKLEVRCVRVTHGKAARLDGRRPMIKSHVNTWLRQHAHVLGFVSCQPRHGGTGAVYVMLKRTMLEGRDE is encoded by the coding sequence ATGCAAGACGACGATTTTTCCCTCTTTCGCAGCGAAGTGCGCGGCGTCAAGCCGATCAACCACGATCGCGCCGAAGTTGGTAAGCCCAAGGCCGACCGCCAGCAACTCGCCGGCCTGCGCCAGAAGGCGACCCTGCGCAGCGACCAGCCGCTGGTGATCGACGGTCTGTCGGATCAGTTCGTCATCGACGTCGGCGCCGAAGACGAGCTGTCGTGGCGCCGCGACGGGGTGCAGGAAGCCCAGCTGCGCAAGCTCAAGCTGGGCCAGATCGCCTTCGAAGGCAGCCTCGACCTGCATGGCATGAGCGTCGAGAAGGCCCGCGAAACCCTGTGGGATTTCATCGCCGAGGCCAGCAAACTGGAAGTGCGCTGCGTGCGCGTGACCCACGGCAAGGCCGCGCGCCTGGACGGCAGGCGTCCGATGATTAAGAGCCACGTCAACACCTGGTTGCGCCAGCACGCGCACGTGCTGGGCTTTGTCTCGTGCCAGCCACGCCATGGCGGCACCGGGGCGGTGTATGTGATGCTCAAGCGAACCATGCTCGAAGGCCGCGACGAGTAA
- a CDS encoding cysteine hydrolase family protein codes for MSVPTTMFRLSGRDYPPAKLSQASLIIIDAQKEYLSGPLALSGMPEATANIARLLEAARLAGRPIVHVRHLGTVGGLFDPQGPRGEFIPGLEPREGEVVIEKRMPNAFKNTKLHETLQGLGHLDLIVCGFMSHSSVSTTVRRAKDYGYRCTLVEDASATRDLAFKDGVIPAAQIHQGEMAVMADNFACVAPTSSLI; via the coding sequence ATGTCCGTTCCAACCACGATGTTCCGCCTCAGCGGCCGCGACTACCCGCCGGCCAAGCTGAGCCAGGCCAGCCTGATCATCATCGATGCGCAGAAGGAGTACCTGAGCGGTCCTCTGGCGCTGTCGGGCATGCCCGAGGCCACGGCCAACATCGCCCGGTTACTCGAAGCTGCGCGCCTGGCGGGACGTCCGATCGTGCATGTACGCCACCTGGGCACGGTCGGCGGGCTGTTCGACCCACAGGGCCCGCGCGGCGAATTCATCCCCGGCCTCGAACCCCGCGAGGGCGAGGTGGTGATCGAAAAGCGCATGCCCAACGCGTTCAAGAACACCAAGTTGCACGAGACCTTGCAGGGTCTTGGCCACCTCGACCTGATCGTCTGCGGTTTCATGAGCCACTCCAGCGTCAGCACCACCGTGCGCCGGGCCAAGGACTACGGCTACCGCTGCACCCTGGTCGAGGACGCCTCGGCCACCCGTGACCTGGCGTTCAAGGATGGGGTAATTCCCGCTGCGCAGATCCATCAGGGTGAAATGGCGGTCATGGCCGACAACTTCGCCTGCGTGGCGCCCACCTCCAGCCTGATCTGA
- the prmB gene encoding 50S ribosomal protein L3 N(5)-glutamine methyltransferase: MITSRLRTLRDHIRWAVSRFHEHDLFFGHGADNAWDEARLLVLGALHLPYEIADGYLDCQLEDDERVRLLHLLKRRIDERIPAAYLLGEAWFCGLSFIVDERVLVPRSPIGELLEARLEPWLGSEPARILDLCTGSGCIGIVAADVFPEAEVVLADLSFEALEVANQNIERHGLEERVYTVQGDGFAGLPKQRFDLILSNPPYVDAEDFADMPAEYQHEPELGLACGQDGLDLVRRMLAEAADHLTDKGLLIVEVGNSQVHVEQLYPEVDFAWLEFKRGGHGVFMLSAEQCRQHQELFRSRL; the protein is encoded by the coding sequence GTGATCACTTCCCGCCTGCGCACCCTGCGCGACCATATCCGTTGGGCGGTCAGCCGCTTCCATGAGCACGACCTGTTCTTCGGCCACGGCGCCGACAACGCCTGGGATGAAGCGCGTCTGCTGGTGCTAGGTGCCTTGCACCTGCCGTACGAAATCGCCGACGGCTACCTTGACTGCCAGCTCGAAGACGACGAGCGGGTACGCCTGCTGCATCTGCTCAAGCGACGCATCGACGAACGCATTCCGGCCGCCTATCTGCTGGGCGAAGCCTGGTTCTGTGGCCTGTCGTTCATCGTCGACGAGCGCGTACTGGTGCCCCGTTCCCCCATCGGCGAACTGCTCGAAGCGCGCCTCGAGCCGTGGCTGGGCAGCGAGCCGGCCCGCATTCTCGACCTGTGCACGGGTTCGGGCTGCATCGGTATCGTCGCTGCCGACGTGTTCCCCGAGGCTGAAGTGGTGCTGGCCGATCTGTCGTTCGAAGCCCTCGAAGTGGCCAACCAGAACATCGAGCGCCATGGTCTGGAAGAGCGCGTGTACACCGTGCAGGGCGACGGTTTCGCCGGCCTGCCCAAGCAGCGCTTCGATCTGATCTTGTCCAATCCGCCCTACGTCGATGCCGAAGACTTCGCCGACATGCCGGCCGAGTATCAGCACGAGCCGGAGCTGGGGCTGGCCTGCGGCCAGGATGGCCTGGATCTGGTGCGGCGCATGCTTGCCGAGGCGGCCGACCACCTGACCGACAAGGGCCTGCTGATCGTCGAGGTCGGCAACAGCCAGGTGCACGTCGAGCAGTTGTATCCGGAAGTCGATTTCGCCTGGCTCGAATTCAAGCGTGGCGGACACGGTGTGTTCATGCTCAGCGCCGAGCAGTGCCGCCAGCATCAGGAGCTGTTCCGCTCGCGGCTCTGA